The region TTCATGTCCAAGTTTTACAGCCGTAGCACTGGCGACAAATTGATGATGCATTGCACTATAGAGCGCTTGTTCGTAGCCAGCTTCGCCTTTTTTTACGGTGAGCGCTCCGCCAGTAAAGGGGATGTGGAGGATGATGTTAATTTCGTTGAAAGTCATCCAGTACTTTACTTTACCCTTGTAGCGCTCAAAGATGGTGCGTACAAAGCGGGTGTAATATTCAATCAGACGGCGATCTGCCCAGCCACCATACTTGTGCGCGAGGGAAAGTGGCGTCTCAAAGTGAGTGATGGTAATGACGGGTTCGATGTCGTGTTTGATCAATTCGTCAAAGAGATCATCGTAGAATTTTAAGCCTGCTTCATTTGGTCTGGCATCGTCGCCATGGGGGAAGATACGGCTCCAGGCAATCGAGGTACGAAAGGCTTTAAAGCCCATCTCTTTGAAGAGTTTAATGTCGTCTTTGTAGCGATGGTAAAAGTCGATCGCCTCGTGGTAGGGATAAAAGGTGTTCGGGTCGATAGGATCGGTTGGATCGTTCATCATGCCGTGCGCAATCACGTCGGCAGTGGAGAGACCCTTGCCATCTTTGTTGTACGCACCTTCTACTTGGCAGGCGGCCACAGCCCCTCCCCACAGGAAATCTTTTGGAAACAATGGTTGGTTAGACATCGTATATTAGCTCCTTTGCTTAGTATATTTTTTCATACTTTTTGATAGATAGAGAAAGCACTATTTAACTTTCTCCTCATGTCCCCATGCCAGAGCTAAGATCATGGCTAAGATGGCAGTAGCTACTTGAATAATCATGGCTAAGATGGCGATAGTGAAGGAGTTGCTTGGCGCACCAAGAAAACCCGGCCAGCTTAAAATTCCACCTAGTCCAGCGGGGGTGCTAGATACTTTTAGGATGGCAGTAAGCGCGCCACTGATGGCTCCGCTAAGGGCAACGATGGGGATGAGGCGTTTGTATTTGAGCACCACACCATAGACGATAGGCTCGGTGATGCCAGCAAGAATCGCTACGCCTGTCGCAGGCCGAATAAGCGTTTGAAAATTTTGATCTTTATTGCGAATAAGTACGGCAATGGTTACACCGATTTGTGCCATGGTAGAGACCCAAAAGAGGGCCAGTAAAGAAGAAGAGCCGTACTCGGCGTATTGAATATATGTGATAGGGATAAGCGCCCAGTGTAATCCTAGGGTTACAAGGAGGAACCATGTACCGCCCAGAATTGCACCCACCAGCCATGGGGCGATGTTGAGAAAGTATTCGATAAGGTTGACAAGCCCGATGGAAAGAAAGTACATCGCAGGACCAAAGAGCATCACCACCACGGGAACAAGCACCAAGAGAATAGTGAGCGAGACGAGGATAATGGTTAAGCTTTTGGGCAATACGCGTTGGAGAAAACGCTCAAACGGGGCGAGGATAGCGACACTTACGAGTATGGGAAGCACGCTATTGGCATAGTTCATGGGGATAAAGGGAAGCCCTAAAAAGCGCTCTAATGTATTGGTTGCCATAAAATTGGTTGCCATATTGCCAATGATGGGGTGGAGGAGAATTGCGCCAAGCAGCGCACCGATGTAGGGATTGCTCCCGAGGGTTTTGGCTGCACTAAAGCCTAAAAAGATGGGGAGAAAGTAGAAGGCACTATCACTGATGGCATCTAAAAGTTGATAGGTGCCACTGGTGGTAAAGGCGTAGTTTGGTGAGGTTTTGGCGAGGATGACAACTAAAAGCGCGAGTAATCCTTTAATGATACCTGCGCCAGCCATGGCGGGTAAGAGCGGTTGGAGCGAGCCTGAAATGTAATTAAAGATGACGTCTTGGATTTTTGTGCCGGCTTGTCCTTTGTTGAGACGCGGGGTGGCATCGCTGATTTTGAGTACGTCATTGAGGTAGCGAAAGACGTCGATAACCCCAGGTCCGATGATAACTTGATACTGTCCACCACTGCGTACTACACTAAGTACGCCCTCGATGGCTTCTACGGCTTTGTCGTCCACTTGAGCGCTCTCTTTAAGCCGAAAACGCAGTCGCGTGGCGCAATGTTGCAGCCCTAAGATATACTCGGGTTTAATTTGGGTTAAGAGATCGCTGGCAATTTTTTTAGCATCCATAGACAAAAAACTCCTTTTCTGCTCTTTCTTCTACTATTATACTATGAGTTTACGCTGAATGCAAATGCTTTTTTGCATAAAATGTATGAGCGCTTGCTTTTGGGTAGATAAATTGTGTATAATGATGGAATGAAGAAGATATTTTGGTTAGTAATGGGCATGATATTGGTAGGGTGTGGTGCGCAGAGCAAGCGAGAGAAGGCGCATTATCCCTTTTTGGGCGAGCCATTGGCGATGAGTTATCTCGACTTTTTGGCGCTTGAGGAGGTGGATGCCGAACGGGTAGAGTATCTTTTTGCGGATACTCAGCGGGTGTGGTTTGCCTTGCCTGCGCATCGTTGGCAGGGAATGGACGGCGCGTTGCAGGGCATTTATCAACCTGGTGGGGCGTTTTTGGCAGATATTCGTTATGTAACGACGGGAATGGACTTTGTGGATGTCTTGGCGAAGTTGCAACGCATTTATCAACCGATCTCGGCGCACGACTATGTGATGATGGACGAAGCGATGTACGATGGGCAGTGGTTGGCTTTGACGATCGCCCGTTTTGAGAGGCGGATTGCCGATGGTCAGGTGGCGCTCTTTGTGGATGATCAATATCGCATGGAGGTCTGGAATGAGGCCTTTTTCGACCCTACCGCCAGTGAGACACCCAAAACGACAATTCTCTATCGTAAAAAAGAGTCATAAAGGAGAGAATTTCTCCTCTCCTTTATACATTATAATATAGATCTCCTATAAAATGGATGAGTGTTTATGCGCTCTGGGTCATCTCGTCGAAAAGCTCTTGCACCGAGACGATCTTTTGGATGCGGTGGGCATTTTGTCCACAAAAGAGCAACCCCTCGTCCATGCGTCCTTCGGCAGCGTGAATAAGCGCCTCGGTGATGCAGTAGGGAATGGTGCGTGGATTGCACTTAGAGAGACACTTGTAGCACTTCTTAACCGGCACGCGTCCATCTTCTAAAACCTTCTGCATAAAGGGATTAACAATCGCGCGCCCCGGCATACCCACGGGGCTCTTAATGATGGTGATATCGCTCTCTTTCGCTGTAATATAGGAGTGCTTAAAGCTCATCGGAGCATCGCACTCGTGGGTGGCGACAAAGCGTGTACCCATCTGGATACCATCGCATCCGAGCGTGAGATACTTCTTGAAATCGCTTTGATCGAAGACACCCCCGCCGAAGATAAGGGGGATCTTGCGTCCTACCTTTTCGCCGAACTCTTTCACCATCGCGATGATGTCGACTAGTTCAAGATCGAAATCGGCTTTGGTCTCAAAGTAGGTGGGAGCAAAGCCCAAGTGTCCACCAGCCATGGGGCCTTCCACCACGACAGCATCAGCAGGATAATCGAATTTGCGTAACCAATTGTTTAAAATCAATTTAGCTGCCCGCACCGAAGAGACAATCGGTGCAATTTTGGTCTTGCTTCCTTTCACAAATTCGGGCAACTCCATGGGAAGCCCCGCCCCCGAAAAGATAATGTCCGCCCCGCTCTTAACTGCCGTCTTGACGTACTCGGTATATTGATGCAGTGCCACCATCAAGTTGACCCCGATGATACCTTTTTTTGCCTTCTCCTTGGCGATGTGGATATGGCGAGTAAGTGCTTCTAGGTTGACTTTGAGAGGGTTTTTGGCAAAATCAGGCTGATCAAAACCAATTTGCGCCCCCGAAATCACCCCAATACCGCCGGCATTGGCTACCGCACTAGCAAGTCCAGAGAGGCTGACTCCTACGCCCATGCCACCCTGAATGATCGGGATAGGCACATGTAAATCACCAATTTGTAAGGGTTTATAAAACATACACAGCTCCTTTGTGTGAAAAAAATATATTAGTACGTGAATTTACTAGATACGGATATTAGTGTATATTTATTCAATAGTCTACACTTTCTTTTGAGAAGTGTCAAGCGATTGCGCATAATATCTTGATTTATTAGCAAACATCGGCTATAATAAAAGCATGAAGAGACGATTAATTACGGCAGCATTGCCTTATGTGAACAACATTCCGCATTTAGGAAATTTAATTCAAGTGCTTTCGGCCGATGTCTTTGCGCGTTATTGTCGATCTGCAGGCTTTGAGACGCTCTATATCTGTGGCACCGACGAATATGGCACCGCCACCGAGACCAAGGCGCTCAAAGAGGGCGTTACCCCACAGGCGCTTTGCGAGCGCTATCACTATGAACATCGGGGTATCTATACGTGGTTTAATATCAATTTTGATAATTTTAGTCGTACCAGTAATCCCACCCACACCAAAATTGTGCAGGATATCTTTACCCGCATCGATGAGGCGGGATATATCCACGCGCAAGAGGATGAGCAACATTATTGTCTCTCCTGCGATCGCTTTTTAGCCGATCGTTTTGTCATTGGTACGTGCGCGCATTGTGGATACAATCAAGCCCGTGGCGATCAGTGTGAGCATTGTGGTAAGGTGTTGGATACGCACGAATTAAAAGAGCCTCACTGTGAGGTTTGCGGAGAAGCTTCGCAGCTTCGTACAACACAAAATTTATACATCGATTTGCCTGCGCTTGCCGAGGGGCTAACCCAGTGGATGCAGGAGTCGAAAGCCGAGGAGTTGTGGGCTGCCAACGCCCTTGCCATGACACACAGTTGGATGCGTGATGGGCTTAAGCAACGGTGCATTACCCGCGACTTAAAGTGGGGGATTCCTGTGCCCAAGGCGGGCTTTGAGGATAAAGTCTTTTATGTTTGGTTTGATGCGCCCATCGGCTACATCTCGATGACCGCCGAGCTACGCAAAAATGATTGGCACAGCTGGTGGCAAAATCCCCAGCATGTCGAGTTAATTCAATTTATCGGTAAAGATAATATTCCTTTCCACACGGTAGTCTTCCCCTCCACGCTCTTGGCGACGGGACAGAAGTGGACGATGCTTCATCGCATGAGTTCTACGGAGTATCTTAATTATGAAAACGGAAAATTCAGTAAGACGCGTGGCGTGGGTGTCTTTGGTAACGACTGCATTGCGACGACTATCGACACCGATGTTTGGCGCTTCTATTTAATGTATATGCGCCCCGAGAAGAGTGATACGCAATTTAGCTGGAAGGGCTTTAAAGAGGTGGTCAATAGCGAGTTGGTGGGAAACTTTGGGAATTTGGTCAACCGTACGCTCTCTTTTATCCATAAATTCTATGATGGTGCGATTCCTGCTGGTGTGCGTGATGAGCCATTTTGGCAACATGTGCAAGCCCAAGAGGCGGTGATTATCGCGCACTTGGAGAAGGCGGAACTTAAAGATGCGCTCAAAGAGATTTTGGCTTTGAGCGACTTTGGGAATAAGCAATTTCAAGCAGGAGAGCCTTGGCGCACGCGTACCGAAGAGCCTGCGCGTGCCGTAAATTTGATCTTCAATTTAACTTATCTTATTTTGGATCTTGCGCGTCTCATGTTGCCATTTATCCCGATGAGTGCGCAAAAAATTGGCATTATGCTTCAAGGTGATCTCAACTGGACGCATCTTGGGCAGACTTCGGGCTTGAGTAAACTCGGAACGAGCATGCTTCTCTTTGAGATGCTCGAAGAGGAGTACATCGAAAAATTACGCCTAAAATTCGGAGGAGATCCCGTGCAAGAAGTAACCCAATCCCCCAACAAGAGTGAGTCAACGTCTGATGCGCCTGCATCTTTTGCTAGCCTTATCGACCTGCGTGTGGCAAAAGTTACCAAGGTGGAGCGCCATGCCGATGCCGACAAGCTCTATATTTTGCAACTTGACTTAGGCGATAGCCAGCGTCAAATTGTCTCCTCTATCGTACCATATTATAAAGAAGAAGAGCTTTTGGATAAGCATATTGTGGTGGTGGCAAACCTCAAAAAGAGCAAATTCCGTGGGGTGGAGAGCCTTGGTATGCTCCTTGCCGCCGAGGATGAGGCAGATAATTGTGAGGTGATCTTTACGCAAGCGCCGATGGGTAGTCGTGTGTTACCCGAGGGTGAGGCGGATCTTCCAGCCAAGGCGAATATCAAAATTGACGACTTTGATAAATTCCCCATGGAAGCGAAATCGGGCGTTGTTACGCTTACCGGGAAAAAAATGATTGCTGATGGGCATCATTTATCCACGACCAAGCTACTAAATGCAAAAATTGGCTAAAGAAAGGCGCGTGCGCCTCTTTACAAAGTGGGCTAATTTTAGTATAATAGAGTTCGTCTAATGGATATCCAAGAAAGAGTAGAGGTCAAATAGAATGTCTAGAGAGTGTGATTTTTGTGGCAAAGCAACCATTACCGGCAACAGTGTGCCACGTAAGGGTAAAAGTAAGAAACAAGGTGGTAACGGCGAGCACGTAGTACGTCGCACGGGACGCACCTTTAAACCTAATCTATTTAAAGTACGTGCTTTGGTGGCTGGTCGTCGGTCGCAGGTTAAAGTGTGTGCAAAGTGTATGAAGGCGGGTAAGGTCGTTAAAGCCTAAGGCAGACGTTTTTATGCAAATAGATGCACAATGAAAGGCCTCTTCGTGTCTTATGGACATGAGAGGTCGTTTTGTGTTTATTAGCCTTGTGCAATAAAAGGGAGTTTGTCGATGATAATATTAGAACAATTGCTTATTTTGATTGGATTTGGTCTCTTGGGGCACCTTGTCTCTTTGCTGGTGCCGTTGCCAGGCTTAATTTTGTCGATGATGTTTCTTTTTCTTGCGTTGAAATTTAAGTGGCTAAAGCCTGAGCGGGTCGGTTTATTAAGCAATCAGCTTATGGCGATCTCGGGCATGTTGTTTATTCCCATGATTGTGGGTATCTTAGAGTACTGGGAGCAAGTGCAATCGGTGATTATTCCGTTTCTATTGGTGGTAACATTAGGCACACTTGCCCCGCTGATGATCACCGGTTTTGTGTTAGAGTGGATGATTAAGCGGCAAGATGCACGAGAAGTCAGAGAGATTAAGCTGGGCAAGTGAGGGAATGATGATGGAGAAACTCATTAAAATTATTAATGAACCACTGGTTTTAGTGGGATTGACGATTGCCGTCTACTTGGCGGTGCGTTGGATGCAACGTAAAGCTAAGGGGTTGGCTCTCTTAAATTCGACGCTGTGGGGTGGCATTATCATTATTTTTCTGGTGCAATATGGTAAAGTTGACTTTACAGAATATATGTTGGCGAACAAGACGATTACATTTTTCTTGTGGCCGATGACCATCGCGCTAGGGTACTCCATGTACGAGGGCTGGGAGTTGATTAAACGTTATCCTATTCCGCTACTTGTCTCGACCTTTGTTGCGGTCATTTCGGCATTAAGTTTGGCGCAACTGGGCATTATGGCGGTGGGTCTTGAGGGTTTGGTTGCACACTCTGTTGTTCCCAAGTCGGTAACTTCTCCAATTGGTCTGCTGATTATTGATCGCATTGGTGGCATTGGTGAGCTTGCTGTCTTTGGGATCATTTGGGCGGGAGTGGTGGGGAATTTATTTGGCCCGTTTCTCTTTAAGATCCTTAAAATTGAGACACCTTTGGCGCAAGGATACGCATTAGGAGCAGTTGCCCACGTTTTGGGGATGGCTCGTGCGACTGAAATGGGTAAAGAACAAGGCGCTGCTGCCAGCGCATCCATCGGCTTTACCGGATTGCTAACCATTGTCGCGGTAGAGGTGTTATTGCGCTTAAATATCATGGCAGTTTTGTAGAAAACCCTAGATTGCTCTAGGGTTATGTATTGAACCTAATGACAACCACAGCTACCCGAGCCACAACCGCCACCGCCGCTAGAGCCCCCTGAACCACAGCCACAACCACCACCGGAACTGCTTCCAGTGCCACAACCACCGCTTCCACAACTAGAGCCACTTTCCAAGGTTTCGCCTTCGATGACTTCGAAGATACGGGTGATGATATCACGGGCTTCGAGTTGTTCACCGGCAATGACAAGCTCTTCGTCGATGATGAGGGCGGGGGTCATCTCGATATGGGAACGGGCAAAGATATCGGGAGCAAAATTCTTATCGTACTTAGTGATTGTTGCTTGCATGCCACGGGCCTCTAGGTAGGATTCTAACATGGCGGTAACTAAATCAGCGTCGCCGTCGTTTTCAAATATTTGACAAATCATCTATTTCCTCCAATAAAATTCATTTCAAACTATACACAAAGAATAACGACATTATAGCATAAAGAGATAAGAAAAGCAAATTTTTGTCAAATTTTCTCTTTTTCGTAAAAATAAGAAGGTTGTGCGCGATTTTTACGGGGTTATCTAGTTATATGATAAAAATAATGGTAATATAAGATGCCAAGATCTAGTCAAAAAGTGAATAATGTGCTAAACTTAAGAAGAGTAAACAACTCTTCATGCTAAGGAGGGTGAGATGGATAAAGATGAAGAGCTACATGAGCTTGATGCGATTATCGATCGACTTTTAGCGTGATAGCGTCGATACTAATAGTAGTATAAAATAAATTTTAGTAGGAGAGTGCAGATGAAAAAGAGCTTAACACTTATAGGTATGTTGTTAGCTGCTGGCTTCACCGCCCAAGCACAAAGCCTAGGGCCTATGCTCACTTTGGAGACACGTGTGGTGGACTCCTTTGATGGCGATGGTACCTATGCCGATGAGGGGCAGGAGAACATTCAGTGGAGTGTTGTGGGTAGTCAAAACAGTGTAGAGGATTTTCCTTTAATGACCCTTGCCAACACTTGGCCACGCGATAAGTACGGTGAGCGTCCTGAAAACGCAGAATCGTTACAGGTTTTGGCTATCAATGGTGCGTTTACTCAGCGTGGACGCAATTACATCGAGATTATCCCTACCCGCGATGGTAGTACGCCATCTCCTATCCCCCTAACAGGTGTGGTTAAGGCGATGGGTATTTGGGTGTGGGGAAGTAACTTTAACCACGACTTTATCGCGGTAGTAGAAGATTCTAATCAAGTACAACATCGTATTAACATGGGTCGCCTTAATTACATGGGATGGCGCAATCTAAGTGCAAGCATTCCTTCTAGCATCAATCAACGTAATGATACCTTCCCACTACGTCGTGAATTACGTTTGGTGAAGTTTATTGTGGAGATCAATGCTGCCGAGCGTGCGGATAATTTCTTTGTCTATCTTGATAACTTTACCACGATTAGTCAACGTCGCAATATGAGCAACTTTGATGGTATCGATTTGACTGAGCCTCGCGTGCTTGATCAAATCTGGGAAGGTCGTCCTGTAAGTACGCAGGCAGGTCAAGTAGGCACCAACAGCGCTGTTTCTGATCCAACCAAACTCCAAGAGGTACAGGTAAGCACGATGAGTGATCCTAGTGCTTGGGTTGGACGTATGTCTCGCGATAATGGTATCATTACCGTGCGTGGTCTCGAGAGCGATGGTTCTGTAGAGAAGTTGCCTCTCAATGGTGAAGATGGTGCACAAGACGAGAGTGGATTTATTCTTGGTGCGCGTGTACAATTTATTCGCCGTGCGCTTTCTCACTTTACCATTAAATCCGTGAATCCTCTGCTCATTGAGGGTGTAACCAAGACAATCAGCGTGCAGGTTGCTGGACGTAATGTTCCTCATACTTTGAGTATTGTGATTCGTGATTATGAAGGTCGCCGTCATGAGTTGGTGATGGGTAAGCTTGATTTTGCTGGTTGGAAGCAGTTGAGTGTCTCTATTCCTGAGTCTGTGGTGCAAAAAGATCGTCATTATGGACACCTTGCTGGTATCTTTGTGGAGGAGTTTATTGTTCGTGCTGACTTAGAAGAGGCGCGTGGCGTTTACCTCTTATGGTTAGACGATTTACGTGCTGTGGTTGACCTATATGGTGTAACAACCGGACGTGCAGACGATGATCCTCGTGATGAGTTGTGGTAACCAACTTCTTTTAAAGTAAATAAAAAATAGCGACCAATTGGTCGCTATTTTTTTTGTCTGGGGAGGTTTTCCTCCTTATTTAACAACAACTCTGAAGGCAAGCAACTCATTGGACATCTCATCAAGGACTTCATGAGACTCCTTTACGATGCGTAGGATTTTGCGGATGATATCGACATTCTTCTTCTCCAAGGATTCAATATCACCAATAGAGGTATTAAGTTCCGCCTCAATTTCCTCCAGTGTGGCAACGTTAGCGAGGATTTTATGGGTAACATTAATAATAGCGGTCATCTCCTGTTGGATTTGATCAGAATTCTTTTTGAGGATATCCAGAGAGCTAACAATATCTTTGGTACCACTACTCTGTTCGCGCATAGCTTCTTCAACTTGTGTGGTCTTTTCGTTAAGCTGTTGCATACCGTCGAGAATCGAGACAAAGCTGTTCTCCATCGCCCGACTTGCATCGAAAATGTTAGAGACGAGGTCGTTAACCGCTTGAAGGTTTTGCGCGCTAATGGTAAGTTGGGTACCAGAATTCATCGCCAAGATACGAATTTCACCAGCAACAACGGCAAAGCCTCGCCCCATATCGCCTGCATGAGCAGCTTCAATGGCAGCGTTCATGGCAAGGAGGTTGGTGCGTTCGGCAATGTCTTCAATAACCAAGTTAGTAGCGTTTAGACTTTCAGATTTTTCAAGAATTTGACGAATAAGCGTATCGGTTTGAATTAATTGCTCTTTACCACTGACTCCTGCTTCGCGTAGGTCGCGTGCATTTTTTGCCATGATATTAATGTTATTATTGATGGAGTTGATGTTAGCGGAGAGCTCCTCTACCGAGACTGAAGAGCTGGTAAGTGCGCGCAATTGCTCGCTGTTGCTATCTTGAATGGCGGTAAGTTGCCCAAGTTTGGTGGTAATGAGCGCTTTCATCTCGGTGCGCGTCTGTGTTTCACCTTGCACTTCGGTTTTGAGCGCGTTTACTTTTTGCTGAATGGAGTCGAAGGTCTTTTGCGTGAGCTCAATTTGGTTTAGGACACTATCTTTTGTCTGGCGCATGCCCTCAAGGGAGGATACAGAGGCACAAAGTGATTCCTTAAAGTGTTTTACTAGATGAAAGAGCTCATTGGAGACCATATTAATTTCAAGCATGGTAACCTTTGGCATTTTAATGTTGACTAAATCACCGTCGCTAAGCTTAGCAACTTGTCTTGCAAGATTATTGAAGGGATCTTTGACGAAGAGGAGAATGACGAGCATACTCAAGAGAATAGCGATGACGATAACGGCGATGGAGCTGAGAATAAAGCCTAATCGTTCTCTGGTAAAGTCGTCGAGATTACCATAAATGGTGAGAAGCCAAGGGGTGTTGGGAATAAATTTCGAGATAGTATAACGGTTGGCAGCCCCATGCATAAGGGGTTCACCTCGGGCCTCAAAAATGCGCTTCCAATCGTTTTCGGAGACTTTCATCAAGTGATCAGAGAGTTGATCCCCCACAGAATAAGATCGTCCAGTGGTTTCATTGTGGGAGCTTACAACTAAGGAACCAGTACGATCGCTGATCATCGGCCAAGCTGATTCAGATATGGCACGGCTGTAAAGCAGGGAAACTTTAAAAAAATCTTCAATGTCAAAATCTGCAATAATAATCCCAATAATCTCTCCATATTGGCTATAGACGGGGGTAAGTACGCTAAAGACGGGTACGTTTATAATGGTATCCATATAAACATCGGTAACCACTTGTTGAGAGGTATTAAGCACCTCGTTTATGCCGGGGATGTTAAGCGACTTACGAATTTGATCGCGCCCAACTTGATCTGCGTGCAACGCAATGGAATAAAAGCCACCTTCATTAAAATCTTTGAGGGTAAAGAAGGAGATATTGGTAATAGAGGGATGGTTTTTTACGGCTTTTACGGTGATGTTGGAGAGCGTATCGTAATTGTTTTCATCAAAACCGATGACAGTAAAGTGTTGCGACATTTCTGATAAGAAGCGCTTAAATTGCACCACGGAGTTGCCAATTCCCGATACTGTGTCAGAGATACCGGTGCTAGTGCGCGACATAATACGACCGGTGAGACCAGTGTTGTACATTGTAAGAAAGAGGGCAGATTGTAAAAGCGAAATAAAGACGATGAAGAGGATTAAGGTAAAGTTAGCAGAGTTACGAAAGGGCTTACGCACTTTTTTTGGCTTTTTGGTTTTTTTGATCTTCTCTTTTTTTGATGGTTCTATCATTTATTTTCCTCCGTTAGAGTGCGTCTGACTCTCATCGCTAGTGAATTTTTGGACAAAGGTGTTAATCCCTTGAATGTTTTTCGCATTAGAATTCATGATCTCAAGCGCCTTTTTGCTACTGTCACGAGTAATTTCTTCCTCGGTAGTAATGGCTCTCACCACATCGAGAAATTGTGTATTGAATTTAGATAGCTCGTTAGCATGCTTGGCAATACCAGATGCCGTAACCTTAACCAATTCAGACTTATCACGAATATCTTGCGAAGCAACCTTAAGGGATCCTAGTGCATTAACGATACTCTGTGTGCCACGACTTTGCTCATAAACAGACTCTTTAACTTGCGTACTTTGCATGTTAAGAGAGGCGATACCTTCCTCAATCTGAAGGAAATTACCATCTAGCAGACGACTTGCCTTGAAGATTTGGGTAATCAGGCTACTAACTTGGTTGAGATTTTCCGAACTAATAGCCAATTGTTCGCTTGAGTTGGTGGCCAGGGTACGAATCTCTTCTGCAACCACGGCAAAACCACGTCCCATATCCCCCGCATGAGCAGCCTCGATAGCTGCGTTCATCGCTAAGAGGTTGGTGCGCTCGGATATCTCCTCGATGACTTTGTTTGTTTCATAGAGGGTGCGAGATTTCTCCAAAATGGCACGAATAAGTTTATCCGTGGTTTGTAGCTGGCGTCGCCCCTCTTCTCCCACCACTTGAAGCTCTTTCGCACTCTCCTCAACAGCGGTCATATTCGTATCAATGGAGGTCATGTTTGCCGAGAGTTGCTCTAGGGCTACAGTTGCTTCGGAGATACGTTCGGCTTGCATGGCCGCAAGTTTACTGATAAGCTCTACGCGCTCTTCTTTAAAGGCAATGCTGGATAAGATTCCCTCTTTGAGTCCACGCGATTTATCTAAGTAGACAGGGTGCAGATGGATTTGATGGTCGACTTCTACCGTGTTCGCGTTAATGATCTCAAGGCTAGCAACGGCAGTTTTACTCTTAAGGATAAGCTCTTTGTTGTGCAGATGGAGATTCTGGACAACTTGACTAACACGATTGGTAAATTGTTGTATGGCTTGATCCACTACGTAGATTTCTTCCAAATCTCTATTAGATATATGTAGTGAAGCAAAATTGCCCTCATTCGTGTTGATAAT is a window of Entomospira culicis DNA encoding:
- a CDS encoding flagellar filament outer layer protein FlaA, whose translation is MKKSLTLIGMLLAAGFTAQAQSLGPMLTLETRVVDSFDGDGTYADEGQENIQWSVVGSQNSVEDFPLMTLANTWPRDKYGERPENAESLQVLAINGAFTQRGRNYIEIIPTRDGSTPSPIPLTGVVKAMGIWVWGSNFNHDFIAVVEDSNQVQHRINMGRLNYMGWRNLSASIPSSINQRNDTFPLRRELRLVKFIVEINAAERADNFFVYLDNFTTISQRRNMSNFDGIDLTEPRVLDQIWEGRPVSTQAGQVGTNSAVSDPTKLQEVQVSTMSDPSAWVGRMSRDNGIITVRGLESDGSVEKLPLNGEDGAQDESGFILGARVQFIRRALSHFTIKSVNPLLIEGVTKTISVQVAGRNVPHTLSIVIRDYEGRRHELVMGKLDFAGWKQLSVSIPESVVQKDRHYGHLAGIFVEEFIVRADLEEARGVYLLWLDDLRAVVDLYGVTTGRADDDPRDELW
- a CDS encoding methyl-accepting chemotaxis protein, producing MIEPSKKEKIKKTKKPKKVRKPFRNSANFTLILFIVFISLLQSALFLTMYNTGLTGRIMSRTSTGISDTVSGIGNSVVQFKRFLSEMSQHFTVIGFDENNYDTLSNITVKAVKNHPSITNISFFTLKDFNEGGFYSIALHADQVGRDQIRKSLNIPGINEVLNTSQQVVTDVYMDTIINVPVFSVLTPVYSQYGEIIGIIIADFDIEDFFKVSLLYSRAISESAWPMISDRTGSLVVSSHNETTGRSYSVGDQLSDHLMKVSENDWKRIFEARGEPLMHGAANRYTISKFIPNTPWLLTIYGNLDDFTRERLGFILSSIAVIVIAILLSMLVILLFVKDPFNNLARQVAKLSDGDLVNIKMPKVTMLEINMVSNELFHLVKHFKESLCASVSSLEGMRQTKDSVLNQIELTQKTFDSIQQKVNALKTEVQGETQTRTEMKALITTKLGQLTAIQDSNSEQLRALTSSSVSVEELSANINSINNNINIMAKNARDLREAGVSGKEQLIQTDTLIRQILEKSESLNATNLVIEDIAERTNLLAMNAAIEAAHAGDMGRGFAVVAGEIRILAMNSGTQLTISAQNLQAVNDLVSNIFDASRAMENSFVSILDGMQQLNEKTTQVEEAMREQSSGTKDIVSSLDILKKNSDQIQQEMTAIINVTHKILANVATLEEIEAELNTSIGDIESLEKKNVDIIRKILRIVKESHEVLDEMSNELLAFRVVVK
- a CDS encoding methyl-accepting chemotaxis protein; this translates as MQTGAFYWLYKNEIYSRIENRAIRSQTVRLQNLDSLLISSIQNAESLADVIGMVGITPDMSTEKEQTIQRLMRVTEDSPNIFSKFGLSTVYDYDKGGTYIRTDSNTEIPETAIRRSWTLNGYKDAQNNEKTFLSPAYSDNFTGERVFTVYVPVFDNSGNVVAMLMGDVLFEKVIAAITSQTNRISNSAFSILISDKGLITHSFKNPRDNGIFNENSNIFSLHSGIPPLEQERMLNSPMHFYINNNHGFYYSTVKLTANPRWIVYTYGSISDFTNELYSLVFWAIMVGLFALLASFLIVYFYIRRPLYRTAKHIINTNEGNFASLHISNRDLEEIYVVDQAIQQFTNRVSQVVQNLHLHNKELILKSKTAVASLEIINANTVEVDHQIHLHPVYLDKSRGLKEGILSSIAFKEERVELISKLAAMQAERISEATVALEQLSANMTSIDTNMTAVEESAKELQVVGEEGRRQLQTTDKLIRAILEKSRTLYETNKVIEEISERTNLLAMNAAIEAAHAGDMGRGFAVVAEEIRTLATNSSEQLAISSENLNQVSSLITQIFKASRLLDGNFLQIEEGIASLNMQSTQVKESVYEQSRGTQSIVNALGSLKVASQDIRDKSELVKVTASGIAKHANELSKFNTQFLDVVRAITTEEEITRDSSKKALEIMNSNAKNIQGINTFVQKFTSDESQTHSNGGK